CGGTCGAAATTACCGATTTTCTGGCGCAGTTAAAGGCAGATGCTTTTAAAGATGAATTACAAGAAAATGAAATCCTGGTTACCAGCGACACCATAGTATGGCATCAGAATAAAGCTTTGGGCAAACCAAAAAATGCTCAGGAAGCTTTTGAAATGATTAAATCAATGTCGGGTACTACGCATGAAGTTATTACCTCAGTATGTTTTCAAACCAATGCTGCTTCTACCCTTTTTCATGATATTACAAAAGTTACTTTCAAAGATTTATCAGATGAAGCAATTTTGTATTATATCGAAAACTATAAACCTTACGACAAAGCCGGAGCTTATGGCAATCAGGAATGGTTTGGTTTTATGGCTGTTACAAAAGTAGAAGGCTCTTATACAAATGTAATGGGGCTTCCTACAGCCAAAGTTTATGAATATTTGAGTACATTAGTATAAAAAATAATTTATGTTTTCTTTTAAGGAATATACTCAGGAAATATTTGCGACGATAATTCTTTTACTTGTATTAATTGCATTACGAATGATTGTTGCCAAATTAATTCGACGTTTTGCCGCTACAAGCCATTTATTAGAACATCGTACTAATCTGGTTATTAAATACATTCATATTTTAATGAATATTTTAGTAGCAATAAGCCTTATTGTAATCTGGGGCGTTGATACTAAGGATATATTTATAACCGTTTCATCAATTGCAACCGTAATTGGTGTGGCAATGTTTGCACAATGGTCAATTTTAAGCAATATAACTTCCGGAATGATTTTATTCTTTTCATTTCCGTTTAGAATTGGTGATACCATCAAAATTCACGATAAAGATTTTCCAATAGAAGCCGAAATCGAAGACATTAATACTTTTCATGTAAGCCTTAGAACCAGAGAAGGCGAAAAAATTATTTTTCCAAACAATTTACTTTTACAGAAAGGGATTTCTATTATGCCGTCTCATTACGAAGAGAAGGAATTTTTTGACTAATTTTTGAATGGGAATTTTATAAAGTATAATTAAAAAGCTAAAACGTTATAATTTGAATAAATTATAATATTTGCTTAACCAAATTATACATATTTCTATAAAATTTCATTCAAAATGACCCAGCCAATTAAATTGCCTTTTTATGCAAAACTAGCGTGTATTTTAATAACTTTAATTTCATTTGCTTATATTTTTTGTATTGCAAAAGATATAATTACACCTGTTTTACTTGCTTTTTTGTTTGCCGTATTACTACTTCCTGTTTTTACATTTTTAAATACCACGTTTAAGTTTCCCAGACATCTCGCGGCCATTGTTTGTGTCTTGATTTTTCTGGCATTTATAGGCGGAATTCTTGTTTTTATATCGTTTCAGGTTACCAATATGGCTGATGATTTTGACACGATAAAGAAAAATGCCAATTCATTTTTAATTGAAATACATAAGTTTATCAAAGAAAATTTCCAGATTAGCATCGGAGAACAAAAAAAATATCTTGACACCGTTACAAAAGATTCTGTAAAAAACGGAAATGCTACACTGGGTTCTGCTATAATTTCGATAAGTGATCTCGTTTTAGATAGTACTATAATTGTCATTTACACGTTTTTATTTTTGATATATAAAGAACATTTTAAATTGTTTTTAGCCAAATTAATCAGCAAAGAAAACCATTCTGTTTTAAAAGATATCCTTTCGCAGATAAAGGTTTCAATAAACAATTACATTGTAAGTTTAATTATAGAAATGATAGTGGTTTCGGTATTAACCAGTTTAGGACTTT
The sequence above is a segment of the Flavobacterium sp. genome. Coding sequences within it:
- a CDS encoding Maf-like protein; this encodes MLKDKLKKYKLILASGSPRRQQFFKDLDLDFEIRLKDVEEIYPPELKAVEITDFLAQLKADAFKDELQENEILVTSDTIVWHQNKALGKPKNAQEAFEMIKSMSGTTHEVITSVCFQTNAASTLFHDITKVTFKDLSDEAILYYIENYKPYDKAGAYGNQEWFGFMAVTKVEGSYTNVMGLPTAKVYEYLSTLV
- a CDS encoding mechanosensitive ion channel domain-containing protein; its protein translation is MFSFKEYTQEIFATIILLLVLIALRMIVAKLIRRFAATSHLLEHRTNLVIKYIHILMNILVAISLIVIWGVDTKDIFITVSSIATVIGVAMFAQWSILSNITSGMILFFSFPFRIGDTIKIHDKDFPIEAEIEDINTFHVSLRTREGEKIIFPNNLLLQKGISIMPSHYEEKEFFD
- a CDS encoding AI-2E family transporter → MTQPIKLPFYAKLACILITLISFAYIFCIAKDIITPVLLAFLFAVLLLPVFTFLNTTFKFPRHLAAIVCVLIFLAFIGGILVFISFQVTNMADDFDTIKKNANSFLIEIHKFIKENFQISIGEQKKYLDTVTKDSVKNGNATLGSAIISISDLVLDSTIIVIYTFLFLIYKEHFKLFLAKLISKENHSVLKDILSQIKVSINNYIVSLIIEMIVVSVLTSLGLWIIGIKYFILLGLITGILNLVPYIGILIAGVITVLASLTGSGEISVITGILIVNVIVQLIDNNLLVPLIINSKVEINAFVSIMGIIVGGAAAGISGMFLAIPLLAILKIIFDRIESLEPWGYLMGNHIPRKFAWRRVRKTKTEE